The genomic window CCATAAGCAATGATGCTGGACACTGTGCCTGGCTTGTTGCTAGCATGGAGTTGCAGGGGGAAAAGGAGCAGCCTGATGACCCCCAATCACACAACAAGTTCCGTTTTCGGGAGTACATGCGTATGTTCCCTGAGGGGAAATATCTCATAACCTGCAAGAAGACGGAATGAATGATGGGTCGGGGTATGGCTCGGCCAAGTCCTCTTGTAACCACAAGTAAGTGTACAATTTTTAATATTGTGAAATATGTTACATAAATTTGTGTTATTAATCATTCGACATAATTGATTTACACATATATCACAAGAAAAATTATTAAACCAGTCCGTAATGTGTGTGGTGCTTTTCTTATTTAAACAGGCAGCAGTAAGGCAGCAGCATCAATGCCATCATCGGCTGCACAAGGGCAGGACCCATCAAGCTCAAGGCCAAGTGGTAGTGGTGGCCAGGGTCcatcaaaaagagagagaaagcagacagtTCCCGCTACTGCATTGTaagtagtgtctgtctgtcaatgacaTGGTGTCTGTCATCAGGTATGATGATATAGTTACGGCTGCATGTAATACAGTTGAGTTTGGATTTCTTGCAGTGCATTATTATCTATTATATTTATCTGTCATTATTTGTCTTTCATTTCATAAGCCACTCACTATGTTTTAGTGTAttcatatatttctttatttagtttatgtttttattttattttatttttattttctatgtAGATTTTGCTTTCAAAGCCTGACCaacgtgttgggtttatgtgtatgtcaggcatctgaccccattaaaaagattttcttttttttttttttttttgtagatgtgtaTACATGGATGAGACTGCTGCTTGAAtcttttgtgttattttgtgaatggtATTGCacttctttctccatccccttccaccctgccccctccccacccccttctaaaTTTTTGGTCATTGTTAATGTTCTTTTATCTTATAGTAAACATACTTCTTCTTTCAGATCAAGGACTCCAGCAGCCACAGCCACTGTGAAGACTGCTGGTGCAGTGACTACACAGGCTGTTACATCTGACAGGTATGTGGACATTTGATGGACTGAGAGGAGACTAAAATGCTGCAACTGTTGGTATGTCTGACAGGAATGTAAATATGTAGTAGACTAGGGagaatgtattttgttgttgttttttgtgttttgctgttgaaTGAAATTGCAGTGCTTATCATTCTGTAGTTGTGAAGACTCAAAAATAATTTGCTCAGGCATTTAAAAAGGAAATAATATTCATAAGTGTCAACTGTCACGTCCATCTGTTCTGACAGACTACTATTTTGCACATGACTGGAATCAGACCACAGGTAGATCGTGGTGAGTGTGTGACAAGTAAGCATAATTTCAGAGGAAAAAATCCTGTCAAACTTTTAGGGAGTGTTAACTCCTTTGTAAGTGGCAGATTACCTCCCTTACATCTCCAGACACTGGTTGCtgatatatgtaaaaaaaaaaaaaaaaaattaaaaagaatgaaaaggctCAGACTTATAAAACTTTCTAATTATGAATTTAGTTAATTGATAGTGCAAAGCAATAAAATAAATCACTTGATTGTTTTTTGATGAACTGTATTGGCAGGAAAATCCTTGTCATGAAAAATCCTTGTTGAGTGAGGCATGTGAAAGTGTAGGTGGTACagacccaacaaaaaaaaaaaaaaaattgacaccaACTAATTTTGTGAATTGAAATCATCTTGACAGTCATTAGTGTACTTCAACAGCAGTTTCTTTCGCTTTTGAAAAAGTACCAGGCTACACTGTGTTGCCATGCTTGTGGTGAACATAGGTGGCAGGCTGACGTGAAGTAAGCTGTCGGAAGTCGTGTTGTGCAAGGATATGAGTTCCTTTGTAAAGGGAGAGTGAAAAGTTAACTGCTTTGTAAACTTATGTCTGCAGACCTCCCCAGAGTGTCCCAACATCTTTACCACAGGCGGGCACATCACGCAGTGGAGGAGCCTGTGAACCTGTTGGTAGGTTGCTGTTAAATTCTAATTCAAATGAAATATAGATTTTGTGAGGGATGAATTGATAATGTTTAGTGAATATTGTACGtaagtgtatttaaaaaaaaaaattgtttgagtGGTTAgtagttttattttgtatttttgaaaggaatgttgtttgtttttttttatgcgagaaaaaaaaaagaagaaaaagtcaacAATCCAAGTGAATCAATTTTGTAAATAATGCAAGTgaaccagtttttttgtttgtttttttttttgaatgattgGATCTTTTCTAACTGTGAATAATGAAAGTGAAtcaatttttgtgttttgtcttttgaTTTATAGGACTTCTTTTATTCAACATTGAATGATGCAactgaatcatttttttttttctgtgatttacTTAGTTGCTATCTTAATCTGGCTTTTTTATGACTGAtttgcatgaataaataaataaagtttttGAACTGATGAATTTATTTTTCTCAGCTATTTATTTCTGAAGAAACCAAGAGGTAAGTAATAAGTAGACTCTGTAACACTGCAGTtctgttgcactttttttttctctattaccTCCCTTCATAGCAGAGTGAAGcctttggtgtgcgtgtgtgatactGCTGTTCTTTAgcactttggtttttttttaaatttttttttctccatttgtaGCAGAGTGAAGcctttggtgtatgtgtgtgtgtgtgtagtcatcatCATGTACCCTGTTTCATGTATGATAATGGATGTATCTCTGTTCTGCCTCTGTGCTGTGATCCTTTCAAGTACTGAATGTTGGCGGTGGCAAATGTAGAATATATTTCCATTTCCAGCTTGTCATCTGTTACTGTGTTTATACTCTTCATTGGAGAACAGATAAGTGAGCAATATTTCATGATGAATTATCTCACTGCTGAGGGGTGAACATAACATTGGTGTGAAGGTTTTGATGCTCACAGTCTCATCTTTCACTTTTCCTAGTTTTGTGTTTGCACCactgctgtgttctgctgtgtgtatcagtgtatggaGTGTCACACAAGAAAGATGCATTTGACGTTTCTTGCTGCTTGCTTTGGTGCCTACTGggtttcttgtttctgtttatctttgtGCGAAAGcattcttctatctctctctttttttttctttgtcacaaaGCTGTTTGCTGTACAATGCATACTGCGTGTATCAATGAAAATTAATTGTTTGAATTCTTTCTGTCCAAAATGTAGTAGTTTAGATTTTTATGTTGATATtgttgagaaaagaaagaaaattatttcGAACTCTTGAATTGCTTGATGTATATTTCTCTTTGTCCctttcagaaaacaacacacacaaaacaatgatggtgacaatggAACATTCTTCCTTGTCTACGCAACCCACTGTACACTCACAGGAAGTAAAGGCTGCTATATTTATGTCAGAAACGTGATAAAAATGTTGACAGAAAGAGTTATGCCACCTATTTTGTTCACTGACATACTAGTACATCCATATTTCCAGGTGCCACCTCAGCTTCAGCCAGGGTCCAGCTGCAAGAGTGGACAGCAACTGTCTGCTGGAAAGTCTGGTCAGGGAGCTGTGCCTGCTGCATCCATCACCAGTGATGGTGCCAGGCAAGCGGACTGAGCGTTGGGCATTCATTCTAAAAGACTACGCCCGTAACCGCAACCTTGTGCTCAATAACCCACTGGTGATGGACAACACTGGTTTGCAGCTGCCAGATATCAACCAGGCCACTGTCAGGGATTGGTAAGTGAACAGTGTACAAGTTTAGACTGGTATAAGCTTGCCAGtaccaagaacacacacataacaagtaGCAGAACAGTGAAAATCCCCAATCAGAGCAGCCTGATGTTAGGATTGACTGCCCTGAAGAAGGGTTATTTCCCTTAACCACTTCTTGACCACAAGTGCAGCTTTATAATAATCCTCTGGCAGTAGTTTGGGACCACTTAGAATCAGAGTAAGACTCCCTCGCACCCCCATATTTCTTCCTTTCCATATATTCTTAttccttgattttttttggtttttttgttactgtgtatatatatacatagcagTGGTACAGATACAATTCATCACGTAacatatttatgtattttttgtaaagaacaaagaagacagaTATGACACACATTGGTTACAGGCtgcatatttttgtttttgtttttttgttacaacCAAAATTGCAAGCATTTTCACCTTTGAGAATATTGTGTACTTCAAAATAATAAATTGGAGATCTGTAAttgaatattgtatatatattaaggcccaacactcggcttatatcacagattgacataagtttacatttggggcaaaagcaaagtgagagctgtattatcaatggtttctccagtcaatgggaaaccatttacagcttagtcttttgtgaaggactatgactctcaaactaggaggcaaaattgcactggctcttcgtgctgcagccttgtgggctagttggcctttgggaaccatcccaacgccgactgtcctaaaacccacttggccgagagagtggggatgtacttgggcaagacactctccactataataaaattatagcccaaatagtcggaacagcagttgcctcctatgctgttctgatggttatagtcgaacacgactgactgtcatatatatattatcattacagcagtcaccactgtcatcattgcATTGTTGGCTTTTTCCtcttagctaaaaaaaaaaaaaaaaaaaaatcagggaggAGATGGGACAGGGTATGTGGTTGGAGTGGATCTAAGACTTTTAACATACCAGAAGCCCTGTTAAGTATTCAGGTTTCTGTTTTGAGAGGGTTAACAAGCAG from Babylonia areolata isolate BAREFJ2019XMU chromosome 1, ASM4173473v1, whole genome shotgun sequence includes these protein-coding regions:
- the LOC143283425 gene encoding uncharacterized protein LOC143283425, with the translated sequence MMGRGMARPSPLVTTSSSKAAASMPSSAAQGQDPSSSRPSGSGGQGPSKRERKQTVPATALSRTPAATATVKTAGAVTTQAVTSDRPPQSVPTSLPQAGTSRSGGACEPVAIYF